A stretch of Myroides oncorhynchi DNA encodes these proteins:
- the ilvC gene encoding ketol-acid reductoisomerase, with the protein MGQINFGGTLENVVTREEFTLEQARGVLKNEVLAVIGYGVQGPGQAQNLRDNKINVIVGQRKDSDSWNKALADGWIEGKDLFDIETACQKGTIVMNLLSDAGQIHTWDAVKANLIAGKALYFSHGFGVAFHEKTNIIPPADVDVFLVAPKGSGTSLRTLFLKGCGLNSSYAIFQDATGKAQERALAVGIAIGSGYMFETTFEKEAYSDLTGERGVLMGAIAGIFEAQYNVLRAKGHTPSEAFNETVEELTQSLMPLVADNGMDWMYSNCSTTAQRGALDWKDKFRDATTPVFTELYESVASGREAEIVIIANSKKDYRAKLEEELKELRESELWQTGVAVRKLRPSKA; encoded by the coding sequence ATGGGACAAATCAATTTCGGAGGAACATTAGAAAACGTTGTAACAAGAGAAGAATTCACACTTGAACAAGCAAGAGGAGTATTAAAGAATGAGGTACTAGCTGTAATCGGTTATGGAGTACAAGGTCCAGGTCAAGCTCAAAACCTTAGAGATAATAAGATAAATGTAATCGTAGGTCAACGCAAGGACTCTGATAGTTGGAATAAGGCACTTGCAGATGGATGGATAGAAGGCAAAGACTTATTTGATATTGAGACAGCGTGTCAGAAAGGGACTATCGTGATGAACCTATTGTCTGATGCAGGACAGATTCACACTTGGGATGCAGTGAAGGCAAATCTAATAGCGGGTAAGGCATTGTATTTTTCACACGGTTTTGGTGTTGCATTTCACGAGAAGACGAATATCATTCCACCAGCAGATGTAGATGTGTTCTTAGTAGCACCTAAGGGATCGGGTACATCACTGCGTACGTTGTTTTTAAAGGGGTGTGGGCTAAATTCTAGCTATGCCATCTTCCAAGATGCAACAGGCAAAGCACAGGAGCGTGCCTTAGCAGTAGGTATCGCTATTGGTTCGGGGTATATGTTTGAGACAACTTTTGAGAAAGAAGCCTATAGTGATTTGACAGGAGAGAGAGGAGTATTAATGGGGGCTATCGCAGGTATCTTTGAGGCACAGTATAACGTATTAAGAGCCAAAGGACATACACCTAGCGAGGCGTTTAATGAGACAGTAGAAGAGTTGACACAGAGTTTAATGCCTTTAGTAGCCGATAACGGAATGGATTGGATGTATTCTAATTGTTCTACTACTGCTCAACGAGGAGCTTTAGATTGGAAAGACAAGTTTAGAGATGCCACTACACCTGTATTTACAGAATTATATGAGAGTGTAGCTTCAGGACGAGAAGCCGAAATCGTAATCATTGCCAATAGCAAGAAAGATTATAGAGCTAAACTTGAAGAGGAATTAAAAGAACTAAGAGAAAGTGAACTGTGGCAAACAGGTGTTGCAGTGCGTAAACTAAGACCATCAAAAGCATGA
- the ilvN gene encoding acetolactate synthase small subunit — MKEEFTLSVFTENSIGMLTRIANVFTRRHINLDSLTVSESEIKQVFKYTVVFKSTQEQVDKLIGQLERLVEVFKVCAYMNEDIIYQELALYKVKTELMSNKEVEQIIRESQARILSVDKEFIAIEKTGYIEEIESLFTQLSSFGILEFTRSGRVAITKPMNYEFRI, encoded by the coding sequence ATGAAAGAAGAATTCACATTATCAGTATTTACAGAGAATAGCATCGGTATGCTTACAAGGATAGCTAATGTGTTTACCCGTAGGCATATTAACCTAGATAGCTTGACTGTATCAGAGTCAGAAATAAAGCAAGTGTTTAAGTATACTGTCGTATTTAAAAGCACGCAAGAGCAAGTCGATAAGCTAATCGGACAACTCGAACGACTAGTAGAAGTCTTTAAGGTATGCGCTTATATGAATGAGGATATCATTTATCAGGAGTTAGCACTATATAAAGTCAAAACAGAGCTAATGTCTAATAAGGAAGTCGAACAGATTATTAGAGAGAGCCAAGCGAGAATATTATCTGTAGATAAGGAGTTTATCGCTATCGAAAAGACAGGATATATCGAAGAAATAGAGAGTCTATTCACCCAATTATCTAGCTTCGGGATACTAGAGTTCACCCGATCAGGTAGAGTAGCGATTACTAAGCCTATGAACTATGAATTTAGAATTTAA
- the ilvB gene encoding biosynthetic-type acetolactate synthase large subunit, protein MQQEQITGAQAVISSLLCEEVQTIFGYPGGAIMPIYDALYDKMNELEHILVRHEQGAIHAAQGFARASGTVGVVFATSGPGATNLITGLADAYIDSTPVVCIIGQVASKLLGTDAFQETDVIGISMPITKWNFQVTKASEIAPTIAKAFYLARSGRPGPVVIDITKDAQFELTTFKYEKCIGVRSYNPQPQPDLAQLINASDLINNAKKPYLLIGQGILLGHAEQELKEFVEKTGIPTASTLLGLGALPSNHPNFCGMLGMHGDYAANIKTNECDVLIAIGMRFDDRVTGDVSKYATQAKVIHIDIDAAELNKIIKAEIPIHSDAKEALRTLIGLVEPTTHAAWLGEFKQGKMYEQEQLAKHREEITADKILMEDVVKLLTELTNGEAIIVTDVGQHQMITARNNQYNTAKTNITSGGLGTMGFALPAAMGAKLGNPKQTVVAIAGDGGFQMNIQELGTIMQSDIAVKIIILNNSFLGMVRQWQQMFFEKRYSFTEMNNPNFVGIAKSYNIEGEKVTQSSDLRQALEELLAHPKAYLLEVVVEKEENVFPMIPTGASVSEVLLK, encoded by the coding sequence ATGCAACAAGAACAAATAACAGGAGCACAGGCAGTAATATCTTCTTTGTTGTGTGAAGAAGTTCAGACAATATTTGGGTATCCGGGAGGAGCTATTATGCCTATCTATGACGCACTTTATGACAAGATGAATGAGTTAGAACACATCTTAGTACGTCACGAACAAGGAGCAATACACGCAGCACAAGGCTTTGCACGAGCATCAGGTACCGTAGGAGTAGTATTTGCTACTTCAGGGCCAGGAGCCACTAATCTAATCACAGGGCTAGCAGATGCTTATATTGATTCTACTCCTGTAGTATGTATCATAGGGCAGGTAGCCTCTAAGCTATTAGGGACAGATGCCTTTCAAGAGACTGATGTGATTGGTATTTCTATGCCGATTACCAAGTGGAATTTTCAAGTGACGAAAGCCTCTGAGATTGCACCTACTATCGCTAAGGCGTTTTATCTAGCTAGGTCAGGAAGACCGGGACCTGTGGTTATTGACATCACGAAAGATGCGCAGTTTGAACTGACAACTTTTAAGTACGAGAAGTGTATAGGGGTGAGAAGTTATAACCCGCAACCACAACCAGATTTGGCACAACTAATCAACGCATCTGACTTAATCAATAATGCGAAGAAGCCTTATTTATTAATTGGGCAAGGGATACTATTAGGTCACGCAGAGCAAGAGTTAAAGGAGTTTGTAGAGAAGACAGGTATTCCCACTGCATCGACATTATTGGGATTAGGAGCATTGCCTAGTAACCATCCTAATTTCTGTGGTATGCTAGGTATGCACGGAGACTACGCTGCAAATATTAAGACCAATGAGTGTGATGTACTAATCGCTATTGGGATGAGGTTTGATGATCGAGTGACAGGGGATGTGTCTAAATATGCTACACAAGCTAAGGTTATTCACATTGATATTGATGCGGCAGAGTTAAATAAGATTATCAAGGCGGAAATCCCCATACACAGTGATGCTAAGGAGGCTTTGAGAACGTTGATTGGTTTAGTAGAGCCGACTACACACGCTGCTTGGCTAGGAGAATTTAAACAAGGCAAAATGTATGAACAAGAACAATTAGCTAAACACAGAGAGGAGATAACTGCTGATAAAATACTGATGGAGGATGTAGTGAAACTATTGACAGAATTGACTAATGGCGAGGCTATAATAGTAACGGATGTAGGTCAACATCAAATGATTACAGCTCGAAATAATCAGTATAATACTGCCAAAACTAATATTACATCCGGTGGATTGGGAACGATGGGGTTTGCACTACCTGCAGCAATGGGTGCCAAACTTGGTAATCCTAAGCAGACAGTAGTTGCCATAGCAGGGGATGGTGGTTTTCAGATGAATATACAAGAGCTAGGGACGATTATGCAAAGTGATATTGCAGTGAAGATCATCATCCTAAACAATAGCTTCTTAGGGATGGTAAGACAGTGGCAACAAATGTTCTTTGAGAAGAGATATAGCTTCACTGAAATGAACAACCCAAACTTCGTAGGTATAGCGAAATCCTATAATATAGAAGGTGAAAAAGTAACTCAGTCTAGTGATTTAAGACAAGCGTTAGAAGAGTTATTAGCTCACCCGAAGGCGTATCTATTAGAAGTAGTCGTAGAGAAAGAAGAGAATGTATTTCCGATGATTCCCACAGGAGCGAGTGTATCAGAGGTGTTGTTGAAATAA
- the ilvD gene encoding dihydroxy-acid dehydratase, with amino-acid sequence MNVLNKYSRVITQDQTQPAAQAMLYGIGLTEEDLNKAQVGIVSMGYEGNTCNMHLNDLAKQVKQGVKHSDLVGLIFNTIGVSDGISNGTEGMKFSLVSRDIIADSIETVVSAQWYDGVIAIPGCDKNMPGAIIAMGRLNRPSIMVYGGSIHSGKYKGESLNIVSAFEALGKKFSNSISDEDYKGVIKNACPGAGACGGMYTANTMASAIEALGMSLPYSSSYPALSTEKKEECLHTGEALKNLLEKDIKPKDIMTLAAFENAMTMVIALGGSTNAVLHLIAMANSVDLEITLLDFQKISDRVPVLADLKPSGKYLMEDLHKIGGVPAIMKYLLEQGLLHGDCLTVTGKTVRENLSEAKDLTAGQDVIVDLTTPIKESGHLQFLYGNLAERGSVAKISGKEGTFFKGPARVFDDEYAVITSVSAKEIQPGEVIVIRYCGPKGGPGMPEMLKPTSAIMGAGLGNSVALITDGRFSGGTHGFVVGHVTPEAYDGGAIALVENGDMISIDVENRRLDLLVDTEVLETRKAKWQRPELKFKKGVLYKYLNSVADASEGCITDKITN; translated from the coding sequence ATGAATGTTTTAAACAAATACAGCCGTGTAATCACACAAGATCAAACACAACCTGCCGCACAAGCTATGCTCTATGGTATTGGGCTTACGGAGGAAGATCTAAATAAAGCACAGGTCGGTATCGTTAGTATGGGGTATGAGGGCAACACTTGTAATATGCACTTAAATGACTTGGCTAAGCAGGTGAAACAAGGGGTAAAACACAGTGATCTAGTAGGGCTAATTTTTAATACCATCGGTGTAAGTGACGGAATATCGAATGGTACAGAGGGGATGAAGTTCTCATTGGTATCTCGTGATATTATCGCTGATTCTATTGAGACTGTAGTGAGTGCACAGTGGTATGATGGTGTTATTGCTATCCCGGGTTGTGATAAGAATATGCCAGGGGCTATTATAGCGATGGGAAGGCTTAATAGACCGTCTATTATGGTTTATGGAGGAAGTATTCACTCAGGTAAGTACAAGGGAGAATCACTAAATATTGTCTCTGCTTTTGAAGCATTAGGCAAGAAGTTTAGCAACTCTATTTCGGATGAAGATTATAAGGGAGTGATTAAGAATGCTTGCCCAGGAGCAGGAGCTTGTGGTGGGATGTACACCGCTAATACGATGGCTTCAGCAATAGAAGCATTGGGGATGAGCTTGCCTTATAGCTCTTCTTATCCTGCCTTGAGTACAGAGAAGAAAGAGGAATGTCTACACACAGGAGAAGCCCTAAAGAACTTGTTAGAGAAAGACATAAAGCCAAAAGATATTATGACACTTGCGGCTTTTGAGAATGCGATGACGATGGTTATAGCGCTTGGTGGTTCTACTAACGCTGTACTACACTTGATCGCGATGGCGAATTCAGTAGATCTAGAGATTACGCTGCTAGACTTTCAGAAGATTAGTGATCGAGTACCTGTGTTGGCAGATTTAAAACCAAGTGGGAAATACCTAATGGAAGACTTGCATAAGATAGGTGGTGTACCAGCTATTATGAAGTATTTGTTAGAGCAGGGGTTACTACACGGAGACTGTTTAACAGTTACAGGCAAAACTGTTAGAGAGAATCTAAGTGAAGCAAAAGACTTAACTGCAGGGCAAGACGTGATAGTGGATTTGACTACTCCGATTAAGGAAAGTGGACACTTACAGTTCCTATATGGCAATCTTGCTGAGCGTGGTAGTGTAGCGAAGATAAGCGGTAAGGAGGGAACGTTCTTTAAGGGGCCAGCTCGAGTATTTGATGATGAGTATGCAGTGATCACAAGTGTCTCAGCGAAAGAAATACAGCCAGGAGAAGTAATCGTGATTCGCTATTGTGGTCCTAAAGGAGGCCCGGGAATGCCCGAAATGCTTAAACCTACTTCAGCTATTATGGGTGCGGGTCTAGGAAATAGTGTAGCCCTAATCACGGATGGTCGTTTCTCAGGGGGAACACACGGTTTTGTGGTGGGACACGTCACCCCTGAAGCTTATGATGGAGGAGCTATTGCCTTAGTTGAGAATGGCGATATGATCAGTATTGATGTAGAGAATAGGAGACTTGATTTACTAGTAGATACAGAGGTATTAGAAACTCGGAAAGCAAAGTGGCAAAGACCTGAACTGAAGTTTAAAAAAGGGGTATTGTATAAATATCTAAACAGTGTAGCAGACGCATCAGAAGGATGCATTACAGATAAAATTACGAATTAA
- a CDS encoding LPXTG cell wall anchor domain-containing protein, with amino-acid sequence MIASMSTYYIIIGVIVVIAGILYLLFKRRNKGGISSLIMIGTVILLVVINLNVPRCLTVEACEQYTEEAILFPTILGDAKTSYGKFTYIINNSEQPLGLEYIYYGSNVAKDDEEDVLIMPKEVQRVKGITIDYLFTEPENTVSTKSDGVTKTHLLCLSLEDFMEESEE; translated from the coding sequence ATGATAGCATCAATGAGTACATATTACATCATCATAGGTGTAATAGTAGTAATAGCAGGTATACTTTATCTGTTATTTAAAAGACGAAATAAGGGAGGAATAAGCAGTTTAATTATGATAGGAACAGTTATCTTATTAGTTGTTATCAATCTTAATGTACCTAGGTGCTTAACTGTAGAAGCCTGTGAACAGTATACAGAAGAAGCAATCTTGTTTCCTACTATCTTAGGTGATGCAAAAACAAGTTATGGTAAATTCACTTATATCATTAATAATTCGGAACAACCACTAGGGCTTGAGTATATATATTACGGTTCGAATGTAGCTAAAGATGATGAGGAAGATGTATTAATTATGCCTAAAGAAGTACAGAGAGTTAAGGGAATTACTATAGATTACTTATTTACTGAACCCGAAAATACAGTCAGTACAAAATCAGACGGAGTTACTAAAACACACCTTTTATGTTTGAGCTTAGAGGATTTTATGGAAGAGTCTGAAGAGTAA
- a CDS encoding LysE family translocator — MIPIQDLLLFAMAAIVLAITPGPNMLYLISRTLSQGKKAGLISLMGVMSGFLFHIVLVSFGLTAILFTIPYAYAILKWTGALYLVYLAFQALKPNSKNMFDVEQTIKTDSPRKLFSIGFLTNVLNPKVAVFYLSLFPQFIKPVYGSIFLQSLTLGTTQLVVSFINNLLIILFAARMAVFFQRQPLWVKIQKWFMGSVLLFLAFKMAISKGK, encoded by the coding sequence ATGATTCCAATACAAGATTTACTGTTATTCGCTATGGCAGCTATAGTGCTAGCGATAACACCGGGGCCTAATATGCTTTACCTAATCTCTAGAACACTATCTCAAGGCAAGAAAGCAGGGCTTATTTCCTTGATGGGAGTGATGAGTGGATTCTTGTTTCACATTGTTTTAGTGTCTTTTGGATTGACTGCTATTCTATTTACTATCCCGTATGCCTATGCTATTTTAAAGTGGACAGGTGCCTTATACTTGGTGTATCTAGCGTTTCAAGCCTTAAAGCCAAACAGCAAAAATATGTTTGATGTAGAACAGACCATCAAGACTGATTCTCCACGCAAGCTGTTCTCTATCGGTTTTTTAACTAATGTATTAAACCCTAAAGTCGCAGTGTTTTATCTATCGCTATTCCCTCAGTTTATCAAGCCTGTGTATGGTTCTATCTTTTTACAAAGTTTGACATTGGGGACAACGCAATTGGTAGTGAGCTTTATCAATAACCTATTGATTATACTATTTGCAGCGAGAATGGCAGTATTCTTTCAAAGACAGCCACTATGGGTAAAAATCCAAAAGTGGTTTATGGGAAGTGTATTGTTATTTTTAGCCTTTAAAATGGCGATCTCGAAAGGAAAGTAG
- a CDS encoding DNA alkylation repair protein, translating into MKDILNDVRQTLQDYIEPERVIISDRFFKENEKAKVYGVSKEILSKIGRELYNELKGQPKEEVYALCNELWKSLYFEEGYIACILTKKLLKQYEAKDIKHFRLWLEKYVQNWASCDTLCCSTIGPLLIKFPNEVDQLTQWASSINRWMRRGAVVSLVVPAKKGLYLPKIFELATLLMLDQDDLVQKGMGWMLKEACRLHQGEVYDFIMDHKAVMPRTTLRYAIEKMPLDLKTNAMKKP; encoded by the coding sequence ATGAAAGATATATTAAATGATGTTCGTCAGACTTTACAGGATTATATAGAACCTGAGAGAGTGATTATCTCTGACCGATTCTTTAAAGAAAATGAAAAGGCGAAGGTCTATGGCGTGTCTAAAGAGATACTTAGTAAGATTGGTAGAGAGTTGTATAACGAGCTTAAAGGGCAACCGAAGGAAGAAGTATATGCGCTGTGTAATGAGTTGTGGAAATCGCTTTATTTCGAAGAGGGGTATATAGCGTGTATATTGACAAAGAAACTACTGAAGCAGTATGAAGCAAAAGATATCAAACACTTCCGTCTCTGGTTAGAGAAGTATGTGCAGAATTGGGCGAGTTGTGATACGCTATGTTGTTCTACTATTGGGCCTTTATTAATCAAGTTTCCAAATGAGGTAGATCAACTTACACAATGGGCAAGTTCTATTAATCGATGGATGCGCAGAGGGGCTGTAGTGAGTCTAGTTGTACCTGCCAAGAAGGGATTATATCTTCCTAAAATATTCGAATTAGCCACTCTATTAATGTTAGACCAAGATGACTTAGTACAAAAAGGAATGGGGTGGATGCTAAAAGAAGCGTGTAGACTACATCAGGGAGAGGTGTATGACTTCATTATGGATCATAAAGCAGTGATGCCTCGTACTACGCTGCGTTATGCTATCGAAAAAATGCCACTTGACCTAAAGACTAATGCGATGAAGAAACCGTAA
- a CDS encoding PaaI family thioesterase produces MTTNRTRTFSWEDPIKVLEEAKKLNGYDFLMNVFEGNLPLAPIQETISSRVVSVEKGQVVFELRGEEFHYNPIGSVHGGIISTVLDSAIGCSLLSTLEVGESFTSLDLKVNFLRRITAESPALKTKTKIIHKGRTTAYLECELVDDEGKLYAHAVSNCMIFR; encoded by the coding sequence ATGACTACAAATAGAACACGTACCTTCTCTTGGGAGGATCCTATTAAAGTATTAGAAGAAGCAAAGAAACTAAATGGATATGACTTTCTGATGAATGTATTCGAGGGGAATCTGCCACTAGCGCCTATTCAAGAGACTATATCATCACGAGTAGTCTCTGTGGAGAAGGGGCAGGTAGTATTCGAATTAAGAGGAGAGGAGTTTCATTATAATCCGATTGGGAGTGTGCATGGCGGGATTATCAGCACAGTACTAGACTCAGCTATCGGCTGCTCATTATTAAGTACCTTAGAAGTAGGGGAGAGCTTTACATCTCTAGACTTGAAAGTTAACTTCTTGCGTAGGATAACTGCTGAGTCACCTGCTTTAAAGACTAAAACGAAAATTATTCACAAAGGTAGAACTACCGCTTACTTAGAATGTGAGTTAGTAGACGATGAAGGCAAACTATATGCACACGCCGTGTCAAACTGTATGATCTTTAGGTAA
- a CDS encoding helix-turn-helix transcriptional regulator: MEQYTLYSLLIVVVVTMLLSISLLNLLLINKSKKSDLYALRLKEQSNVIALVYSIVFLLSLYLNAVDSFSNITLSFLFLIWPNIYFVFLESYEDNFSLSKYYNILYGSYLLAIVALIFFFVFDFYEQFKYPIEFFVWSLLLPMILYFAYLFIQGELYRRCRSYLIYIALIGLLFATIVLFSSSVIHYLNYLKNLSHILLVIFLICIAIINTNDLIDKLKNYYREQVVDVDAYSSMDEIETKEIVNTIAHKYVKSSIDKGKQNDIAFALEQLPKEYFYNPYLTLNTLADTLNTSSYEVSHLFSNHLNTNFNQYINAIRALKAKELLADERYADMSVKNIGIEVGFSSSSSFYRVFKERYNIPPSEYRRNKE; the protein is encoded by the coding sequence ATGGAACAGTACACATTGTATTCTCTTTTAATAGTAGTGGTTGTCACGATGTTATTATCGATAAGTCTGCTTAATTTATTACTTATTAATAAATCAAAAAAGAGTGACTTATATGCGCTAAGATTAAAGGAACAGTCTAATGTTATAGCTTTAGTATATAGTATTGTTTTTTTATTATCACTGTATTTAAACGCTGTTGATTCGTTTAGTAATATTACTTTAAGCTTTTTATTTTTGATTTGGCCAAACATTTATTTTGTTTTTTTAGAGTCTTATGAAGATAATTTCTCTCTAAGCAAATATTACAATATCTTATATGGATCTTATCTGTTAGCTATAGTAGCTTTAATATTCTTTTTTGTATTTGATTTTTATGAACAGTTTAAGTATCCGATAGAGTTTTTTGTATGGAGTCTATTGTTGCCTATGATTTTATATTTTGCCTATTTGTTTATACAAGGGGAACTTTATAGAAGATGTAGAAGTTACCTTATCTATATTGCTTTAATAGGTTTATTATTTGCTACAATAGTTCTTTTTAGTAGTAGTGTGATACATTATTTGAACTACTTAAAGAACCTAAGTCATATTTTATTAGTCATATTTCTCATTTGCATAGCTATTATTAATACTAATGATTTAATAGATAAGCTTAAAAACTATTACAGAGAACAGGTGGTAGATGTTGACGCATATTCTAGTATGGATGAAATAGAAACTAAAGAGATAGTGAATACTATAGCTCATAAGTATGTCAAATCTTCAATCGACAAGGGTAAACAAAATGATATTGCCTTTGCACTAGAGCAATTACCTAAAGAGTATTTTTATAACCCTTATTTGACATTAAATACATTAGCAGACACATTAAATACTTCTTCTTATGAAGTCAGTCATTTGTTCTCTAATCACTTAAATACAAACTTTAATCAGTATATAAATGCTATTAGGGCTTTAAAAGCAAAAGAATTATTAGCAGATGAGCGTTATGCAGATATGTCAGTTAAGAATATAGGCATTGAGGTAGGTTTTAGTTCTAGTTCATCTTTTTATCGTGTTTTTAAAGAAAGATATAATATTCCTCCTTCTGAGTATCGAAGGAATAAGGAGTAA
- a CDS encoding AraC family transcriptional regulator, translating to MVRKGIKNLALVFLLFYVSLQAKETDPDMLLAKILTEVRPVDQKRAFYIVDSIYQNNPDVHVKVHALFINAFLYHDDFDIPNSLSKALLAIDLSERNKSYKWLSRLYGFVGAEYSRLELFTEAQIYFDKIESVLPKIDNEYDRIFSTYYYYHLLSSFYYQQKNYIKALESLHLGESYLNQISSRLFRYNHYLISNEQNKGINYLELKEFDRAREAYEKGLLYLNKEELLENDLTAGYIYVGLAQVYYQQRSNVSSDAILDYYLKGLHIATVNNSRDLKETTYYYLSQYYDRINDFENYSKYNKAYLQEKQAKENFRTTTVNELLEKQYIYKEEIKSKNKKYFIVILFFLVVLIIIPTVYFIRHKKIKKHLVNDITANDFLYSLTNTKEENLHALFQGVLWLNQSIEEGDKEVVEKLKKFEQTKGYLDSFVTIESLAKYCDTEMTNISYILRKYKNIDFKAYLSQYRLLEVIKLLRFEEKYRKYKIGHLAEIIGFGSHSSFTIEFKKIIGVNPSFFIQYLNEIQSKSDI from the coding sequence ATGGTAAGAAAAGGAATAAAAAATTTAGCACTTGTATTTCTTTTATTTTATGTGTCATTACAGGCAAAGGAAACGGACCCTGATATGTTGTTGGCTAAAATACTAACTGAAGTAAGGCCAGTTGACCAAAAAAGAGCTTTTTACATCGTTGACTCAATTTATCAAAACAATCCCGATGTGCATGTAAAAGTGCATGCGCTTTTTATTAATGCTTTTCTATATCACGATGATTTTGATATTCCTAATTCATTAAGTAAGGCATTGTTAGCTATAGACTTATCAGAGAGAAACAAAAGTTATAAATGGTTGAGTCGATTATATGGATTTGTTGGGGCAGAATATAGTCGTTTAGAGCTTTTTACAGAAGCTCAGATTTATTTTGATAAGATTGAATCTGTTCTTCCAAAAATTGATAATGAATATGATCGTATCTTCTCTACATACTATTATTATCACCTATTGTCCTCATTTTACTATCAACAAAAAAATTATATCAAAGCTTTAGAGAGTTTACACTTAGGGGAGAGTTATCTTAATCAAATTTCATCGAGATTATTTCGCTATAATCATTACTTGATTTCTAATGAACAGAATAAAGGAATTAATTATTTAGAATTGAAAGAATTTGACAGAGCTAGAGAAGCTTATGAAAAAGGGCTTTTATATTTAAATAAAGAAGAGCTATTAGAGAATGATTTAACGGCTGGCTATATCTATGTAGGATTAGCCCAGGTCTACTATCAGCAGAGAAGTAATGTTTCATCAGATGCGATATTAGATTATTATTTGAAAGGCTTACATATAGCTACAGTAAACAATAGTAGAGATTTAAAAGAAACTACATATTATTATTTGAGTCAGTACTACGATCGTATAAATGACTTTGAAAATTATAGCAAATACAATAAGGCATACCTTCAAGAGAAACAAGCTAAAGAGAACTTTAGAACAACTACAGTTAATGAGTTATTAGAGAAACAATACATTTATAAAGAAGAGATTAAAAGTAAAAACAAAAAGTATTTTATTGTAATACTTTTCTTCTTAGTCGTCTTGATTATTATTCCTACGGTTTACTTTATCAGACATAAAAAGATAAAGAAGCATTTAGTAAACGATATTACTGCTAATGATTTTCTATATAGTTTAACAAATACTAAAGAAGAAAATTTACATGCCTTGTTTCAAGGAGTTTTATGGTTAAATCAGTCTATAGAAGAAGGAGATAAAGAAGTTGTTGAAAAGTTAAAGAAATTTGAACAGACAAAAGGGTACTTAGATAGCTTTGTTACTATTGAATCTCTTGCTAAGTACTGTGATACTGAGATGACAAATATTTCATATATTCTAAGAAAGTATAAAAATATAGATTTTAAAGCCTATTTATCTCAGTATAGATTATTAGAAGTAATCAAATTATTGCGCTTTGAAGAAAAGTATAGAAAGTATAAAATAGGTCATTTAGCAGAGATTATAGGTTTTGGGTCTCATAGTAGCTTTACGATTGAGTTTAAGAAAATAATAGGAGTTAATCCCTCATTTTTTATTCAATATCTAAATGAGATACAAAGTAAAAGTGATATTTAA